Within Hydrogenoanaerobacterium saccharovorans, the genomic segment GCTGTGGTAAACGAAATTCGAAAAGCAAAAAGAATCTACATCTACGGTGTAGGCAGTTCGGGGCTTACCGCTACTGAATTTAATCTGCGGCTTTTGCGTATGGGGTTTAATGTACAAAGCATTACCGACTCTCACCTAATGCTGATTAACAGCTCCATCGTTTCAAAAGATGATTTAATTATAGCAATTTCTATTTCGGGCGAAACCTCGGAGGTTGTAAATGCAGTAACTATTGCAAAACAAAACGGAAGTAAAATTATTTCTATGACATGCTTCGGCGAAAGCTCGCTTGCATCGGTTTCTGACAAATGTGTGATTGTTGCCAGCACGATGTCGGTAAACAAAGAGCTTTTCGTTAACTCGCAGTTTTCTGTGGTATATATTATGGATTTGCTTACAACGCTATTCCTTGAGGATGATAGTAACCAGAATAAGATGCAGATTACCATTGAAACCATCACCAAACAAAGCCATTTAAAAAACAATTAATCAATAAGGATAACAAGGTTAAGAAAATACTACTTCGAATTGTTTTTTGGATTTTGGTAATTGTACTTTCTTATCTGCTTCATTTCTATAAGGTAAGAGGAATACTGCATAGTACCTTTATTTTGCTTTTCATGGGGATTGGTGTATGGCTAAAGCTTCGTAATAATAAAAAACAAGGAGCACCATCGTTTAAAACGATGATGCTCCTATTTTTATGAGAATTCGTGTGTTCTATGACACAAAGAAAATCGAAAACACAATTAACAGCAAATTAATAATGGTATACACCATAACGCCTGGGCTCAGTATAAAAACACGCAGACGTTCCCAAACGCTAATGCTGTTTCTGCCGTTGTCTAGGCTGATACGTTTAATCGAAAGCCCAAAGAAAACAAAGCCCGCAATAATCAGTGCCATTGTAAACACAGAAAACACCGCCGCCCCAAACACATTCTGCGTTGTGGTTATGCGCGCTGCAATAATAGCCAAGATGTT encodes:
- a CDS encoding MurR/RpiR family transcriptional regulator is translated as MDILTTIQNIYPQLSLKEKQIASYVLNKANEIQNMNISLLASTVGVSAGTVTRFCKRIHCNSFAEFKIKLSSVSTPVQKKNADLLNQVYDFYNTVIERSNSLINKETLVAVVNEIRKAKRIYIYGVGSSGLTATEFNLRLLRMGFNVQSITDSHLMLINSSIVSKDDLIIAISISGETSEVVNAVTIAKQNGSKIISMTCFGESSLASVSDKCVIVASTMSVNKELFVNSQFSVVYIMDLLTTLFLEDDSNQNKMQITIETITKQSHLKNN